The Limisphaerales bacterium genome window below encodes:
- a CDS encoding alpha/beta hydrolase: protein MNTSTRARLLFFLLCGISFWSTAMIANANEVKASQIIMLWPKDTANQDGTGMGTPKPDRGDGHIRLTDVTKPSMRYFPAPATKKPGPAVILCPGGGYSHLVTTKMEPIAKWLNQHGVSAFVLIYRVPQKRKDAFEDIQRAVRIVRSRASEWNLDPKRIGVMGSSAGGHLAARVSTGFDIKTYQEVDKLDAVSCKPDFTVLLYPAYMNKGKELSKDFTVSDEISPTLIVSAKDDKGFFPGNPIYANALKEAGASIRVHFFEKGGHGFSLRPKQYPLSTWPDLCLQWFRDKKIIEEEAEQENASGKK, encoded by the coding sequence ATGAATACCTCAACCAGAGCCCGACTACTGTTCTTTCTATTATGCGGCATTTCTTTTTGGAGCACTGCAATGATCGCGAATGCGAACGAGGTGAAGGCAAGCCAGATCATTATGCTCTGGCCCAAGGATACAGCGAATCAAGACGGCACAGGTATGGGAACGCCGAAGCCCGATCGTGGTGATGGGCACATACGCCTCACCGATGTAACCAAACCTTCAATGCGCTATTTCCCGGCTCCCGCTACGAAGAAGCCTGGGCCCGCGGTCATTTTATGTCCCGGGGGAGGATACAGCCATCTTGTAACTACGAAAATGGAGCCGATTGCCAAGTGGCTCAATCAACACGGAGTCTCTGCCTTTGTCTTGATATACCGGGTCCCCCAAAAACGCAAAGATGCGTTTGAGGATATTCAGCGAGCTGTTCGCATTGTCCGCTCGCGAGCATCAGAGTGGAACCTAGACCCAAAGCGGATTGGCGTAATGGGTTCTTCAGCGGGAGGACACCTGGCGGCCCGGGTCAGTACAGGTTTTGATATTAAAACCTATCAGGAAGTAGATAAGCTCGACGCTGTCAGCTGCAAACCAGACTTCACGGTTTTGCTTTATCCGGCCTATATGAACAAGGGGAAGGAACTGAGTAAGGACTTTACTGTTTCCGATGAAATCAGCCCAACCCTGATTGTATCAGCCAAAGACGACAAGGGCTTCTTTCCCGGAAATCCAATTTATGCCAATGCTCTGAAAGAAGCCGGTGCATCTATTCGTGTCCACTTTTTTGAGAAGGGCGGTCACGGATTTTCCCTTCGGCCAAAACAGTACCCGCTTTCCACTTGGCCGGATCTTTGTTTGCAATGGTTTAGGGACAAGAAAATTATAGAAGAGGAAGCCGAACAAGAGAATGCATCTGGCAAGAAATAG
- a CDS encoding sulfatase-like hydrolase/transferase: protein MNRILLTLVTLGFGLGFQASAQAPPNILFIFADDWGWGDLSCHGHPYVQTPNIDRLAKEGTDFHRFTTASGVCSPSRTAVMTGHFPARYNINGHFAWVPSNAKRNMPDWLDPKAPLLSRFLKRAGYATAHFGKWHLANDMIPDSPPPSQYGFDVYGAFNCSGKQMPVHEDAKNAIAFIEKSRKAGQPFFINLWLHEPHTPFHTVPEYRKRFPELKERDNIYASVLSHADDRVGEVLNALDRLKLTENTLVIFSSDNGPARAQPGAALKTMFDTATGEGFNIAAARGITGGRKGYKAALFEGGVGVPFIARWPGKITAGKVDKTSIFSAVDLLPTFCEIAGAKLPSAYRPDGISQVATLKGKGNALRDKPLYWKTVAPWPAQKTKPDHWVSYAIVSKQWKLVANRDLKHIELYDLVADPLEKINLKDKHPQHAMHLKQMLADWQKSLPAKPSGGVFSNLRNKETKK, encoded by the coding sequence ATGAACAGGATATTATTAACTCTGGTAACGCTCGGATTCGGGTTGGGTTTTCAGGCCTCGGCACAGGCCCCCCCCAATATTCTTTTCATCTTTGCCGATGACTGGGGTTGGGGCGATCTCAGTTGCCATGGGCATCCGTATGTCCAGACACCCAATATCGATCGGCTGGCGAAGGAGGGGACTGACTTTCATCGCTTCACCACCGCCAGTGGCGTGTGTTCCCCCAGCCGAACAGCGGTAATGACCGGGCATTTTCCGGCGCGCTATAATATTAATGGGCACTTTGCCTGGGTGCCCAGCAATGCCAAGCGCAACATGCCCGATTGGCTGGACCCCAAGGCCCCGCTGTTATCCCGTTTCCTGAAACGGGCCGGCTATGCCACCGCGCACTTTGGCAAATGGCATCTTGCCAATGACATGATCCCGGATTCGCCGCCACCCAGTCAGTATGGCTTTGATGTTTACGGAGCCTTCAACTGTTCGGGCAAACAAATGCCCGTTCACGAGGATGCCAAAAATGCCATTGCCTTCATCGAGAAAAGCCGGAAAGCAGGCCAGCCCTTTTTCATCAACCTTTGGTTACACGAGCCGCATACGCCATTCCACACCGTGCCCGAATATCGAAAACGCTTTCCCGAGCTGAAGGAGCGCGATAATATTTATGCCTCCGTTCTCTCCCACGCCGATGACCGGGTGGGTGAAGTGTTGAATGCCTTGGACCGCTTGAAACTGACCGAAAACACATTGGTCATTTTTAGTTCAGACAACGGTCCGGCCCGGGCGCAACCGGGGGCCGCCTTAAAGACGATGTTTGATACCGCCACCGGAGAGGGCTTCAACATTGCCGCAGCCCGGGGCATCACCGGAGGGCGCAAAGGATACAAGGCCGCCCTATTCGAAGGCGGAGTGGGGGTCCCCTTTATTGCACGTTGGCCCGGAAAAATTACCGCCGGCAAGGTGGATAAGACCTCGATTTTTTCCGCGGTGGATTTGCTGCCGACATTTTGTGAAATTGCCGGAGCTAAGCTGCCGTCCGCCTACCGGCCGGATGGAATCAGCCAGGTGGCCACCCTGAAAGGCAAAGGCAATGCGCTTCGTGACAAGCCGCTTTACTGGAAAACGGTGGCCCCATGGCCCGCTCAAAAAACGAAGCCCGACCACTGGGTTTCCTATGCGATAGTGAGCAAACAATGGAAGCTCGTGGCCAATCGGGATCTCAAGCACATTGAACTCTACGACTTGGTCGCTGACCCACTCGAAAAAATTAACCTGAAGGACAAGCATCCCCAGCACGCCATGCACCTCAAACAAATGCTGGCAGACTGGCAAAAGTCATTGCCCGCCAAGCCTTCCGGCGGTGTCTTTTCAAATTTACGAAACAAAGAAACCAAGAAATAA
- a CDS encoding sialate O-acetylesterase — translation MTKQVKVFIIMGQSNTLEMGRVKGDKEGSLEHAVQKEKLYPFMVDDAGNWITRKDVRNVHTMGSGGPGGRGGVRRNDWLTVSGGKIGIETGIGHQLGNALDEPVLILKSSIGNRSLGWDLLPPGSPRHEVEATDKKTGKKITLVTPAYNDEVRHPSWTKGEVPEPPKHTWHAGLQYAGDVARAKAVLKELDKHYPGGKGYEVAGFLWWQGDKDRYNAAHSAVYGKNLEQLFKALRKEFNAPKAKMVVATLGQTDKAKATGNEKLIIDGMFAFGKAHPGEAAVVYTHPLSMGSSSNAHYGGNAKTYMNVGLGMGKAMVELLGKTK, via the coding sequence ATGACAAAACAGGTTAAGGTTTTCATCATCATGGGCCAGTCAAACACGCTTGAGATGGGCAGGGTCAAGGGCGACAAGGAGGGCTCGCTTGAACACGCTGTTCAGAAAGAGAAGCTCTATCCCTTCATGGTTGATGACGCGGGTAACTGGATCACCCGGAAAGACGTGCGTAATGTCCACACGATGGGCAGTGGCGGGCCGGGAGGTCGCGGCGGCGTTCGACGTAACGACTGGCTGACAGTCTCCGGGGGTAAGATCGGCATTGAGACCGGCATCGGTCATCAACTTGGCAACGCGCTGGATGAACCCGTGCTGATTCTCAAAAGTTCGATTGGCAACCGGAGTCTCGGCTGGGATCTCCTTCCCCCGGGCAGCCCACGCCACGAGGTGGAGGCAACCGACAAGAAGACCGGAAAGAAGATTACCCTTGTTACTCCGGCCTATAACGATGAGGTGCGTCATCCGAGCTGGACGAAGGGCGAGGTGCCCGAGCCCCCCAAGCACACCTGGCACGCCGGTTTACAGTACGCCGGCGACGTCGCCCGGGCCAAGGCCGTGCTCAAAGAGCTCGATAAACACTACCCCGGCGGCAAAGGCTACGAGGTGGCGGGCTTCTTGTGGTGGCAGGGAGACAAGGATCGATACAACGCCGCGCATTCAGCCGTGTATGGCAAAAATCTGGAACAACTTTTCAAGGCGCTTCGCAAAGAGTTCAACGCGCCCAAGGCCAAGATGGTGGTCGCCACGCTCGGCCAAACCGACAAAGCCAAGGCTACCGGCAACGAGAAGCTGATCATCGACGGCATGTTCGCCTTTGGCAAGGCGCACCCGGGTGAGGCGGCGGTGGTGTACACGCATCCGCTGAGCATGGGCTCCAGCTCCAACGCTCATTACGGTGGTAATGCCAAGACTTACATGAACGTGGGGCTGGGCATGGGCAAGGCGATGGTGGAGCTGCTCGGAAAAACCAAGTGA